The following nucleotide sequence is from Nomia melanderi isolate GNS246 chromosome 10, iyNomMela1, whole genome shotgun sequence.
CTGGTAGGCTGGAGTTCCTTTCGCTGCTCTTATGAACACGTACGGAACTCTGTCGCCGAGTTTCGGCGCGGTTCCCGCGTCCCGTTTCTTCATTTTCGCGGCTAGCTCGACGTGCGCTTGTTTCGCCGCGTAATCGGTTTTAGTTAATTCCTTTGTGACCACTAACTGAGATATGTCGATGCGATTCCGTAGGAGATCACTTATGATTTGTTTCGCATAATCCACGGCGTCTTTGGGATTCCTGTTAAAAAAGAATCGATAATGCCTGTAGAATACACAGTATTTTAAGTGACATTTAATTACCTATCGATGAGTAACTTCTGTAAACAGGTGTTCATCATGTTTGCTACTAAAGGGCAGTTGTCTCTCCTGACAGTTTCAAGGCCCTTGCAGTCCATTTTGTCGTATTTGTCAGGCTTCGTGAAATACAGGCCAGCGTATCGTTTCTTGTTAATTAACAAGTACGGGAAGTAGACTTTCTCAAATTCTAACTTTATGGGTTTCAGGAACTTGGACGTCACAAACTCTGCAGCTTCCCTTCCGAGCTCCATAGCCTCTTCCAGTGTCTTCACGCCAAATTTGATCATCACAGAATCAGTGTCTCCGTATATGACTATAGCATCATTTTTGTATCCGTTTGCTACACAATATTGTTGCTCCACCTCCGTCTTTGTGTGCTCTATCATCATTCGCCCGTAGGCAGTGACGCTCTGTAACAGGTTTTGATAGTTTACTGTTAAAGTGATTTTGagatagaatatatatatatatatacatatttgtacaAACTTACAGCAGATATTTCTAAACAAGGTAACTTCCCCATTTGTGCACCGGTGAAACCGTACACAGAGTTTGCTGAGACTTTCAAAGCGTACTGTCTACCATCTAGGACTTTCTGCTTCAATGGATCAGTTTCTTTCTTTAGTTCAGCTTTAGCCTTCTTCCTGGCTGATAAGAGATGCTCCAAAATTTCAGGAAGCAATCCTTTTCTGACATTGGCCTTGACGAATGAGGAATTACTTGGTGTTTTTGTTATGTCATTGGCATTAACTTTATATTTCGCTTGTCTCTCCGCATTCATCAGGGTCGTGTAGCACAAATTGTGCGCCATAATAATACTGGGATATAGGGAACTGAAATCCAGAGTAGCTATGGGATCATTATAATAGCCACGTTTTGGCTCTATAACTGTTGCACCCTCAAACTGTTCCTCGCTGCTTTGGCCATGGTGAACTGGCATTAAGTAATCTTTCTCTTTAATCTGGAATCGGAGGGTTGTAATTAGACTTAAtagtttgtatttatatttacaaataaaatgttcttttcgTCAGACCTTTCTCAGTATCTGAGAAACTACTTTGATCTGTTGTCCTCTGGTTAGTAAACTATAAATGGAAACTCCGGTGACTCTTGCCATTTCCATATAAATGATGATACACATCAATTTATCCAATAATCTCAAAGGCAAGTATGCATCCTTTAAACAATAAACAGCAAGCCTTCGACGTGTCTGTGGATTGCCGTTTTGTAAATCTGTGATTATACTGTGATGAACATCTTCCTTCTGTTCTTGTAGAAAGTGGTAAGAGACTGCATTCAACGTGTATGATCTTAATTTGTAATCTCTGACCAGCACCTATATATGAAGAAATCGTTGTATCatgtttttatatactattatgcattgctattgaaattaatatgatAATTGCACTTACCAATAATAAATCGAAAGGAACTCTTCCTTCAAAATTAATCGACTTATTTTCACGTCGACCCATTTGCTTACTCTGAAGCATCTGAGTCTTAATTACCGACTTTATGTTCTTTATTCGACcaaggaaattaaaatttttcacatTCAAGTGTTGAGCCCGATTAATGAGATAAGGGAAATCGAAATTGTTTATGTTATATCCTGTAAAAATATCAGGATCTAACTGTCTTACGAAGTCAGACCATTTCtagagaaataaaatgaaataagataCGTATACTGATTTCTGTTTCAGGTAACTGATGTATTGATAAAGGTACACGTACCTCCAACATTGTGCTCTCTTTTTCAAAACTTAAAACTTGGGAACCAACAATAGGTGCACATACATcaagtgtaaaaatatttcgcAGGAAAGGTTCTGGTTCTCCTTGCCTTATTACCATGTTAGCGATTTGTATAACGGGATCATGATTTGGCTCAGGGAAGATTCCTGGAGAAATAAAATCCACACGATGTAAAGTATACTTGATTAAGTATAAATTGGAGACGACAATATTAACATTACCTTTGCGTCCAGCGCATTCGATATCAAAACTGAGTATTCTAAATGGAGCAACTTTCGACCATTCACCCTCTGGTTCATGAGCAATGAAAGCATCCCATGCAACATCCACCTCTAACTGACATCTTGTAGTCAGTGGCAAATTATGTCCCTGATGACCACGTAATTTCCAACTTTTTGGAGGCAATTCTATCCATGAACATCCTACCACTGATGTATCTACCATAAATCTAAtagacaaaaatatataaatattgtttcttcaaatatataaaaagttatttttataatttgttacaTACCTAATATCAAAATCAATGTTGCTTTCAAAGGCACTGTACGTATGATTTAATTCAGAATAGATGACTTCCTTCTCGAGTAATCGTTTACAAGGCGCTATTAATTTTGGTAAAGCCactgtaatttttaaaaataatgatttggTATTTCCTGTGAAACCGTACATATTTTGCCTGTACACTCGTTCAACAGCTAGAATAGCTGCTTGAACATTGTCTGGATTCGATCTCATATCTTTCAGTACAGCTTTGTCGAGTGCATCCTGAGGGACACATGAATAGAAGAGAAGTGTTTTATGCACgttgaatgaaattatataaacaatgaTTATGAATATATACCTTAAAGGGTTTGCAATGAGCTTCTGTAAAATTGTTAGGTGCAGAAACATACAAATATGGGCAGAATCCATGAACATGACAACAAACAGAGTTTCCTAGTTCTGTGATACCATACATCCTCATTATTGATACAGGGCCCATTTTGCTGCCTGGCATTCCAGCCAATGGTGTACCTAAAGGAACAATTTTGTATTAGTATCAAAATTTGAGTGCATGCTGAAAACCGTACTTCTACGTATAGATGCCAGCAATAATTTTACCTGTATAATGGTCAATCTCtatttgttgaaaaattaatgaatcctTTTGTGGATTGAATTCTGGTGGAGGTGGTCTACTCCACTTTGCAGATGTATTTTCTTGTTCAGGACcctattcaaaataaattaattagcaAATGTATTCgacagttaaatattttattagcatTTTAGTATTTGcttaaaatatatgtaacataAAAAAGCAGTAAGTACATGTaaaacaaatacattttttcaaacatAATGCATTAAGCTGTGAAAGTAACATAATAAAGCGATCtattgaatgtaatattaaattactatatACGTGAATCAAATACACACatgtgaaaattataaaatacctAATGAGTGCGATCTATGATAATTTATGTTAAAGTTAAATGATTAATGTTTCTGATTAATAACTTCACTGTGCTTTTTAAGCATACATtagaatataaatgatttttatcacAGCCATTAACTCACTGCTTTTGGttcattatttaattgtacCACAGCTGGCTAGAATTATGAAATGCTaatcattattaaattctgtttcttaAGTCCTATAAGAAGATACATGTCAATTAATAGAATCTattagaaaataagaattatatatacCTCTTCAAGAATATGTGATACTTCTCCAAACTCATCATCCATCTCATCCATGTTGGCcaaatcattttcaaatgttccaccaaaatcatcatcatcatcatcgtttctgttaacaattcaattcgtaaatccaaaatatatttaataccaaAAAAAACgatgttcaaatattcaaaagaaaacagtcatcaagaaaaattgaaacaaaaatatccGTACTCCAATCTACAGAGTGTAagtgtaaaatataaatcattttaaaaatacactccgaaatattcatttaaatatattaagattAATGTTACTACGGAATAAGGTTAAAATCTAACTATCAACAAATACTGTAGAGATTTACCGGAATTTCGTCTTTTTCGCAGCGGACGGGCCAGCGAACGTTTTCCTATTCATTTTGTCGTGTCAAATTCCCAATGTTACACAAGTCATACGACAATAATTAACTTAAGCACGTTACGAGTAAATCCTGCAATAATGGCgcgaaaagtattttaatatttaactccTGCGCTCTAAAATGAAACCAAACAATCTGACAGTGCCATCCAGCGTCTGAAATCCGATGCTAATTGCACAAGTGTTGGCACATTGTCATAGATGGCACCACAAATATGTTCCACGTgtcaatttcaaatacaacaTTATCATACATTCTTTTTCCATTACAACtcaatttctgaatttttccttctcttaatttcatttctttcattttctactCCTATTTCAGAGAGTACTCCAATTATATCTGATCAATAAAAAAAGACCTAATTACTCTAGAATTCACAGTCTGCAGTCGAAAACACGTTCCACccttatattcaattattttactaattaacGTTCATGGATGTGAATATTATAGCATTCATCTTCATTGTAATGCAAAATGTTATGAAtactataaattaaaatgtataagtCACATTGTCATTAACTCAATTCTATATAGCCATCACTTTTGGAATGCTcatgcactttaaccctcgtAGTTGCattcaattatatataattcataataattctgaataataataataatttaccaataATTTGTGTCAAACAAAATCGCCCGTTCGCTGCCGGTAAACAAAATAGACGGAGAACTCCGAGGAGCGTGAGTTCAGCTGGTAGCCCTCTAGAAACGAGTTCGAAACGTGTCGCCACAATCGCCGCATCGCGTTCGTTCGATGAGTATCGGATACCGATCGGGCGGCTTGCAAAGCCGTTTGGTCAATAAGAAATAGCTCGCGAACTCGGCAAAGCATAATGTGTATGTCGACGACGCGAACGGCATATCGTGCGTCAGTGCGGTACGCAGTGGACGTTTAACGAATTAATTAGGCAACTAGTAAACACCATTAATTAGCGATGAGACTGTGCTACGAACAGGAAGGAAACGGTGTTACCCTGGATTGACGTGACGAGGGAATAGTCGCAGGAGGGTGTTATTTCCATAGCCGAGGGAAAAGGTCAAACTTTGTCCGGATTCTATGCGATGTACCGGCGCCCCACCCCCGCCGACTATTTGTCCTTTAAATCTAACCCCCTTAAGAGGCATTCGAGGGTAACACGCACGCCGCTATCGTACTATGTATGAATGTAATCAGCACTGTCATTGCGTGTCAGGTAAGATACTGATTATACCGTAAACTCGTTTTCGCGGATACGTTCGAGAATCGTGCGACGATTTTCATCTATCGCGAAATAACCCGGGATTAACGCTTTAACGTTTAGGTAATCGCACAGAGGCCATGTCGTTTTTCAATGTTGTAACCATAGGCGTAACGACCGGAGAGAGTTTTTTTGCAAACGGTATTTATTTGATCGGGAACGAGAGGATAGCGGAGatttttattaggaatatttatCGTTCGTGCTGAGTTGAATATTGAATCGATTGTCATTATGCTCGGTGTACTGTTCGTGGTACATATCATATTTACAACCCGGTTGTGCCTTTCGAATACAAACGACTGATTGATTATTG
It contains:
- the PolD1 gene encoding DNA polymerase delta 1, catalytic subunit isoform X2: MNRKTFAGPSAAKKTKFRNDDDDDDFGGTFENDLANMDEMDDEFGEVSHILEEGPEQENTSAKWSRPPPPEFNPQKDSLIFQQIEIDHYTGTPLAGMPGSKMGPVSIMRMYGITELGNSVCCHVHGFCPYLYVSAPNNFTEAHCKPFKDALDKAVLKDMRSNPDNVQAAILAVERVYRQNMYGFTGNTKSLFLKITVALPKLIAPCKRLLEKEVIYSELNHTYSAFESNIDFDIRFMVDTSVVGCSWIELPPKSWKLRGHQGHNLPLTTRCQLEVDVAWDAFIAHEPEGEWSKVAPFRILSFDIECAGRKGIFPEPNHDPVIQIANMVIRQGEPEPFLRNIFTLDVCAPIVGSQVLSFEKESTMLEKWSDFVRQLDPDIFTGYNINNFDFPYLINRAQHLNVKNFNFLGRIKNIKSVIKTQMLQSKQMGRRENKSINFEGRVPFDLLLVLVRDYKLRSYTLNAVSYHFLQEQKEDVHHSIITDLQNGNPQTRRRLAVYCLKDAYLPLRLLDKLMCIIIYMEMARVTGVSIYSLLTRGQQIKVVSQILRKIKEKDYLMPVHHGQSSEEQFEGATVIEPKRGYYNDPIATLDFSSLYPSIIMAHNLCYTTLMNAERQAKYKVNANDITKTPSNSSFVKANVRKGLLPEILEHLLSARKKAKAELKKETDPLKQKVLDGRQYALKVSANSVYGFTGAQMGKLPCLEISASVTAYGRMMIEHTKTEVEQQYCVANGYKNDAIVIYGDTDSVMIKFGVKTLEEAMELGREAAEFVTSKFLKPIKLEFEKVYFPYLLINKKRYAGLYFTKPDKYDKMDCKGLETVRRDNCPLVANMMNTCLQKLLIDRNPKDAVDYAKQIISDLLRNRIDISQLVVTKELTKTDYAAKQAHVELAAKMKKRDAGTAPKLGDRVPYVFIRAAKGTPAYQKAEDPIYVLENNIPIDTNYYLENQLSKPLVRIFEPILGDKAESLLLKGDHTRTKSVATSRVGALSAFTRKKEVCLGCKAVLTPEREKMALCKYCEPREAEFYQTELYLGRQLEEKFCRLWTECQRCQGSLHQEVLCTSRDCPIFYMRKKVQMELDTQMKRVERFGVPEW
- the PolD1 gene encoding DNA polymerase delta 1, catalytic subunit isoform X1 yields the protein MNRKTFAGPSAAKKTKFRNDDDDDDFGGTFENDLANMDEMDDEFGEVSHILEEPAVVQLNNEPKAGPEQENTSAKWSRPPPPEFNPQKDSLIFQQIEIDHYTGTPLAGMPGSKMGPVSIMRMYGITELGNSVCCHVHGFCPYLYVSAPNNFTEAHCKPFKDALDKAVLKDMRSNPDNVQAAILAVERVYRQNMYGFTGNTKSLFLKITVALPKLIAPCKRLLEKEVIYSELNHTYSAFESNIDFDIRFMVDTSVVGCSWIELPPKSWKLRGHQGHNLPLTTRCQLEVDVAWDAFIAHEPEGEWSKVAPFRILSFDIECAGRKGIFPEPNHDPVIQIANMVIRQGEPEPFLRNIFTLDVCAPIVGSQVLSFEKESTMLEKWSDFVRQLDPDIFTGYNINNFDFPYLINRAQHLNVKNFNFLGRIKNIKSVIKTQMLQSKQMGRRENKSINFEGRVPFDLLLVLVRDYKLRSYTLNAVSYHFLQEQKEDVHHSIITDLQNGNPQTRRRLAVYCLKDAYLPLRLLDKLMCIIIYMEMARVTGVSIYSLLTRGQQIKVVSQILRKIKEKDYLMPVHHGQSSEEQFEGATVIEPKRGYYNDPIATLDFSSLYPSIIMAHNLCYTTLMNAERQAKYKVNANDITKTPSNSSFVKANVRKGLLPEILEHLLSARKKAKAELKKETDPLKQKVLDGRQYALKVSANSVYGFTGAQMGKLPCLEISASVTAYGRMMIEHTKTEVEQQYCVANGYKNDAIVIYGDTDSVMIKFGVKTLEEAMELGREAAEFVTSKFLKPIKLEFEKVYFPYLLINKKRYAGLYFTKPDKYDKMDCKGLETVRRDNCPLVANMMNTCLQKLLIDRNPKDAVDYAKQIISDLLRNRIDISQLVVTKELTKTDYAAKQAHVELAAKMKKRDAGTAPKLGDRVPYVFIRAAKGTPAYQKAEDPIYVLENNIPIDTNYYLENQLSKPLVRIFEPILGDKAESLLLKGDHTRTKSVATSRVGALSAFTRKKEVCLGCKAVLTPEREKMALCKYCEPREAEFYQTELYLGRQLEEKFCRLWTECQRCQGSLHQEVLCTSRDCPIFYMRKKVQMELDTQMKRVERFGVPEW